The Niallia alba genome includes a window with the following:
- a CDS encoding alanyl-tRNA editing protein: MSTKLYYSNPYETKWTTDIEKIIEEENRTFVILKETAFYPEGGGQPADTGTINGIRVIDVQIKNDQIYHLVENKPEEQTVECVIDWNRRFDHMQQHTAQHLLSAVLEELYSIPTVSFHLGKEYTTIDVDTTDLTKEQIETIETACNTYIMKNLEIKTYFTNHEEVNKFPLRKLPEVTGDIRIVEIEGIDYSACAGTHVQRTGELSLFKIMKTEKHRGQIRVFFLSGWRSLYDYQTSQTILDHLSSHFKTNKQQLEDRINKLELEKKALNREVEVLKSENTAFLGEQILADQNEKIIFLQFEEKTMKDLSTLAKYIIQQSSYIILLSSQLEKKVLLQHNGDYSLHCGKLLKEAIKDFEGKGGGNELLAQATFPSIQQLNACTSKIKETLQSIL; this comes from the coding sequence ATGTCTACAAAATTATATTATTCCAATCCATACGAAACAAAGTGGACAACCGATATAGAGAAAATTATCGAAGAAGAGAACCGAACTTTTGTCATTTTAAAAGAAACAGCTTTTTATCCAGAAGGTGGAGGTCAGCCAGCTGACACTGGTACTATAAATGGAATTCGTGTAATAGATGTTCAAATAAAGAATGACCAAATTTACCATCTAGTTGAAAATAAGCCAGAAGAACAGACTGTTGAATGTGTAATAGACTGGAATAGAAGATTTGATCATATGCAACAACATACGGCACAGCATTTATTATCAGCTGTTCTTGAAGAGTTATATAGCATTCCGACAGTGAGCTTTCATTTAGGAAAAGAGTATACAACTATTGATGTGGATACAACGGATTTAACGAAAGAACAAATAGAAACGATCGAAACAGCCTGTAATACATATATTATGAAAAATTTGGAGATTAAAACCTATTTTACAAACCATGAGGAAGTAAACAAATTTCCTTTAAGAAAGCTACCTGAAGTGACTGGTGATATCAGAATTGTCGAGATTGAGGGAATAGATTATTCAGCATGTGCAGGAACACATGTCCAAAGAACTGGCGAATTAAGCCTTTTTAAGATTATGAAAACGGAAAAACACCGCGGTCAGATTAGAGTATTTTTCCTTAGTGGCTGGAGATCTCTTTATGACTATCAAACCTCTCAAACGATATTGGACCATTTAAGTAGCCATTTTAAAACAAACAAGCAGCAGCTGGAAGATCGTATTAATAAACTAGAATTAGAGAAGAAAGCCTTAAACCGAGAAGTAGAAGTTCTAAAATCAGAGAATACTGCCTTTTTAGGAGAACAAATACTTGCTGATCAAAACGAAAAAATAATCTTTTTGCAATTTGAAGAGAAAACCATGAAGGACTTATCGACTCTTGCTAAATATATAATACAACAATCTAGCTATATCATTTTATTAAGTTCGCAATTAGAGAAGAAAGTGCTATTACAGCATAATGGAGACTATTCCCTTCATTGTGGCAAACTGCTTAAAGAAGCAATAAAAGATTTTGAAGGAAAAGGTGGTGGAAATGAGCTGTTAGCACAAGCTACTTTCCCGTCCATCCAGCAACTAAATGCATGTACTAGTAAAATAAAGGAAACTTTACAAAGCATTTTATAA
- a CDS encoding cold-inducible protein YdjO-related protein: MFFNRKGAEEKPEEILMSMEVYACNSCNGWMRKDFATDDLLCPLCGDQTSVEMRELPQISN; the protein is encoded by the coding sequence ATGTTTTTTAATCGAAAAGGTGCAGAAGAAAAGCCGGAAGAAATATTAATGAGTATGGAAGTATATGCATGTAATTCATGCAATGGTTGGATGAGGAAAGATTTTGCAACAGATGATCTTCTTTGTCCATTGTGTGGAGATCAAACATCAGTGGAAATGAGAGAGCTTCCCCAAATTAGTAATTAA
- a CDS encoding PAS domain S-box protein: MFNSILIFISILIVYMACYSSFDLFQLVKNREKNSRFLFLASTFTIGFGFWILSFIDMMITNVYATANYNIPITILSMVVGICFSGMAFYALLDKEKKKRRIYVSAFFFSLSLLSVSIIGFYSIGSMVYYQIPQLFISFILLYIGFWLSIWLSFYPVNIPVLLKKWIRPLCSLLMTSVCMVSHFILLSNISAPEISVAKDSYESSFIIYIALFVSVLVLGGLIGTSTLIGERIDVGTIDVRDMQHALDESAIVAFTDNNGMITYANDKFVELSKYSREELLGQNHRIVNSGHHSPEFFRELWNTINKGEIWRGEILNKAKDGTHYWVDTVIVPFLNKEGSPYQYVAIRRDITEQKNVQLQLEESVREVSDITYALEQSSIIAFTDKRGIITKVNSKFCEISGYTREELIGKTHRIVNSGYHSKEFFRNVWQTIAQGEIWKGEIRNKRKDGTYYWVDTTIVPFLDKNNKPYQYLAIRNDITEKKRTEEVLHRQDKLAAVGQLAAGVAHEIRNPLTSIKGYAEFLSMDETEKDRQEYFDIILDEIERVNSIVEEFMLLSKPTVSVLERKPLLPIIDNVVSILDYQLRKSKIKLNRIYEEPNLFVECDENKLKQVFLNFIKNAVEAMPNGGSIEITVKREDEDITIMIKDSGIGMSKEQIKKLGEPFFTTKKDGNGLGLMVSFKIIENLNGKVYIDSEQNKGTSFHITLPSVD; the protein is encoded by the coding sequence TTGTTTAACTCCATTTTGATTTTTATTAGCATCCTAATCGTCTATATGGCATGCTATTCTTCCTTTGACTTGTTTCAATTAGTGAAGAACAGGGAGAAAAATAGTAGATTTTTATTTCTAGCAAGTACATTTACAATAGGATTTGGATTTTGGATATTGAGTTTTATTGACATGATGATTACCAATGTATATGCAACCGCAAACTATAATATCCCGATCACGATCTTATCGATGGTAGTTGGTATTTGTTTTAGTGGAATGGCGTTTTATGCCTTATTGGACAAGGAGAAAAAGAAAAGAAGAATTTATGTATCGGCTTTCTTTTTTAGTCTATCTTTATTATCCGTTTCAATCATAGGATTTTACTCAATAGGTAGTATGGTGTACTATCAAATTCCGCAATTATTCATCAGTTTTATACTATTATATATAGGTTTTTGGCTTTCTATTTGGCTTTCTTTTTATCCGGTCAATATACCTGTATTACTAAAAAAATGGATTCGACCATTATGTAGTTTATTAATGACAAGTGTATGTATGGTTAGTCATTTTATTCTTTTAAGTAACATAAGTGCACCAGAAATTTCAGTTGCAAAAGATTCTTACGAAAGCAGTTTTATCATTTATATTGCATTATTTGTGTCTGTCTTAGTTTTAGGTGGATTAATTGGTACAAGTACATTAATCGGAGAGCGAATAGATGTTGGGACAATCGATGTTAGAGATATGCAGCATGCACTGGATGAATCCGCCATCGTTGCCTTTACAGATAATAACGGCATGATTACTTATGCAAACGATAAATTTGTTGAACTTTCCAAGTATAGTAGAGAGGAATTACTTGGACAAAATCATCGTATTGTTAATTCGGGCCATCATTCGCCTGAATTTTTTCGTGAACTATGGAACACCATCAACAAAGGGGAGATATGGAGAGGCGAAATACTTAATAAAGCAAAAGATGGTACACATTATTGGGTTGATACTGTAATCGTTCCTTTTTTAAATAAAGAGGGATCCCCATATCAGTATGTTGCCATTCGGCGAGATATAACAGAGCAAAAAAATGTTCAGCTTCAATTGGAAGAGTCTGTTCGTGAAGTTAGTGATATAACATATGCTTTAGAGCAATCAAGCATCATTGCTTTTACCGATAAAAGAGGGATTATTACAAAGGTTAATTCTAAATTCTGTGAGATATCTGGCTATACTCGAGAGGAATTAATAGGGAAAACACACCGCATTGTTAATTCAGGTTATCATTCGAAAGAGTTTTTCCGAAACGTTTGGCAGACAATAGCGCAAGGCGAAATATGGAAAGGGGAAATCCGCAATAAACGAAAAGATGGTACCTATTATTGGGTAGATACAACTATCGTGCCGTTTCTAGATAAAAATAATAAACCTTATCAATATTTAGCCATTAGGAATGATATTACGGAAAAGAAAAGAACAGAGGAAGTTCTTCATCGACAAGATAAGTTGGCAGCTGTCGGACAATTGGCAGCTGGTGTTGCCCACGAGATTCGTAATCCACTAACGTCTATAAAAGGTTATGCTGAGTTTTTAAGTATGGATGAAACAGAAAAGGATAGACAGGAATATTTCGATATCATTCTAGATGAAATTGAAAGAGTAAACTCCATTGTAGAAGAGTTTATGCTTCTTTCAAAGCCAACTGTTTCTGTGTTAGAAAGGAAGCCACTTCTTCCAATTATTGATAATGTTGTTTCTATTTTAGATTATCAGCTGCGAAAAAGTAAAATTAAGTTGAATCGTATCTATGAAGAGCCAAATCTCTTTGTAGAGTGCGATGAAAATAAATTAAAGCAGGTTTTCTTGAATTTTATAAAAAATGCTGTAGAAGCAATGCCGAACGGTGGTTCTATTGAGATTACCGTGAAAAGAGAGGACGAAGACATTACCATTATGATAAAAGATAGTGGAATAGGTATGTCCAAAGAACAAATAAAAAAACTAGGCGAACCGTTCTTCACGACAAAAAAAGACGGTAACGGACTAGGATTAATGGTTAGTTTTAAAATTATTGAAAATCTAAATGGCAAGGTATATATTGATAGTGAACAAAATAAAGGAACAAGCTTCCATATCACATTACCTTCAGTGGATTAA
- a CDS encoding 3D domain-containing protein yields MKKIFSILTCASILTTAAPFVGAEEIKVEKGDTLWSISQEKNVSINDIKKWNDLDSDIIKVNDTLTIQEEKKHKVKAGDNLWKISQKYNTTVDQLKEWNKLKSDTIHKDDVLIVSKNNGSTSSKTNITTVNKAVKAENTINANTNTTAKSKEITVEATAYTADCKGCSGVTATGINLKDNPNKKVISVDPSVIPLGSTVYVEGYGTAIAGDTGGAIKGKKIDVHVATKSEALNWGRKQVSVKILD; encoded by the coding sequence ATGAAAAAAATCTTTTCAATTCTAACTTGTGCGTCGATACTTACAACAGCTGCTCCGTTTGTAGGTGCGGAGGAAATCAAAGTAGAAAAAGGAGATACGCTTTGGTCTATTTCACAAGAAAAAAACGTGAGTATTAATGATATAAAGAAATGGAATGATTTAGATAGTGACATCATTAAAGTAAATGATACACTAACGATTCAAGAAGAGAAAAAACATAAAGTAAAAGCAGGAGATAATCTTTGGAAAATCTCTCAAAAATATAATACAACAGTTGATCAATTAAAAGAATGGAATAAATTAAAAAGCGATACAATACATAAAGATGACGTATTGATTGTTTCAAAAAATAATGGTTCCACAAGCAGTAAAACCAATATAACAACTGTTAACAAAGCCGTAAAAGCAGAAAATACAATAAATGCAAATACGAATACAACTGCAAAATCAAAAGAAATCACGGTGGAAGCTACTGCATATACAGCAGATTGCAAAGGCTGTTCTGGTGTCACTGCGACTGGCATAAATTTAAAAGATAATCCAAATAAAAAGGTGATCTCCGTTGATCCTAGCGTCATTCCACTAGGTTCGACAGTATATGTAGAAGGGTACGGTACAGCGATAGCTGGAGATACCGGCGGAGCAATAAAAGGCAAGAAAATCGACGTACATGTAGCAACAAAGTCTGAAGCGTTAAACTGGGGAAGAAAGCAAGTATCTGTAAAAATACTTGATTAA
- a CDS encoding helix-turn-helix transcriptional regulator, whose protein sequence is MNKEIIKFIRKNYEMTQRDFARVLNCSFALIALVEVGKRRVSKDLENKIRQTFNIDDQDIASITSILTEISKGIPPFM, encoded by the coding sequence ATGAATAAAGAAATAATCAAATTTATTAGGAAAAATTACGAAATGACACAGAGAGACTTTGCCCGTGTTCTAAATTGTAGCTTTGCATTAATTGCATTGGTGGAAGTCGGAAAGCGAAGAGTTAGTAAAGATCTAGAAAATAAGATTAGACAAACATTTAATATTGACGATCAAGATATCGCATCCATTACATCCATATTAACAGAAATAAGTAAAGGAATTCCTCCCTTTATGTAA
- a CDS encoding XdhC family protein — translation MSSDHYSVIDSVLVTECHSYLATIVKVEGSAYRKEGTMMLISDKGMEKGLLTGGCVEQDLLARIAMQESDEAFLMEYDLRSEDDLSWGQGVGCDGKIYILVEPITFETRNVFLQLNSLLQNGHKVKLVKVFNKVNKYIENSLKTNIEEENTSIVSLDTEDRLIFNQILYPRPKLIIYGAGPDVKPVVYFASKAGFYVILSDWRQAYCSEETIPYAKEYHIGTPSKVMEEINPTENDYVITMSHSFMKDQEIVKYLLQRKVKYFGLLGSRKRSERLLAGIIKPDWIHYPVGLLIYSESPEEIAISIIAELIKTKNEKKAVAREQL, via the coding sequence ATGTCTTCCGATCATTATTCTGTTATTGATTCAGTCCTTGTAACGGAGTGTCATAGTTATTTAGCCACGATTGTAAAAGTAGAAGGGTCAGCTTATCGCAAAGAAGGAACGATGATGCTGATATCAGATAAAGGCATGGAGAAAGGCTTACTAACTGGTGGCTGTGTCGAACAGGATTTGTTGGCCAGAATAGCTATGCAAGAATCAGATGAGGCCTTTCTAATGGAATACGACTTACGTTCTGAAGATGATTTATCGTGGGGGCAGGGGGTAGGGTGTGATGGAAAAATTTATATTTTGGTTGAACCGATCACATTTGAAACAAGGAATGTTTTTCTACAATTAAACTCTCTTTTGCAAAATGGACACAAGGTAAAACTTGTTAAAGTTTTTAATAAGGTAAATAAATATATTGAAAATTCACTCAAAACTAATATAGAGGAAGAGAATACTTCTATTGTTTCTTTAGATACAGAGGATCGATTAATATTCAATCAGATATTATATCCACGACCAAAATTAATCATTTACGGAGCTGGACCAGACGTCAAGCCTGTCGTCTATTTTGCCAGCAAGGCTGGATTCTATGTTATTTTATCTGACTGGCGTCAAGCTTATTGTTCAGAAGAAACAATCCCATATGCGAAGGAATATCATATAGGTACTCCCTCAAAAGTGATGGAAGAAATAAATCCCACGGAAAATGATTATGTTATCACCATGAGTCACAGCTTTATGAAAGATCAAGAAATAGTGAAGTATTTGCTACAAAGAAAGGTGAAATACTTTGGGTTACTGGGATCAAGAAAAAGGTCTGAAAGATTATTAGCAGGAATAATAAAGCCAGATTGGATTCACTATCCAGTTGGTTTACTAATTTATTCAGAAAGTCCCGAAGAAATTGCAATTAGCATTATAGCAGAATTGATTAAGACAAAAAATGAAAAAAAAGCTGTTGCAAGAGAGCAGCTATGA
- a CDS encoding NTP transferase domain-containing protein produces the protein MITAIYLAAGKSSRMGENKLSLAFGNETVGNTALSVLLTAPFIDYVFVIVKPTDPVNWISIENKRSLNGEKGDIIRCKDANRGQSFSLKKGFEVAVEKQADKILVCLADQPFITEEMIRKIVKTPIHSSEEFAASMHNGVLMPPILFLPSVYSKIKLLEGDMGARKIINNGKIQGGKIEFSEELFFIDIDTKIDYYNALVRRK, from the coding sequence ATGATTACAGCGATTTATTTAGCTGCAGGAAAAAGTAGTAGGATGGGAGAAAATAAACTGTCGCTAGCCTTCGGAAACGAAACAGTTGGCAATACTGCATTGTCCGTATTGCTGACTGCTCCATTTATCGATTATGTTTTCGTTATTGTTAAACCAACTGATCCAGTCAATTGGATTTCAATAGAAAATAAAAGGAGTTTAAATGGAGAGAAAGGAGATATAATTCGCTGTAAGGATGCAAATAGAGGGCAGTCCTTTTCTTTAAAGAAGGGATTTGAAGTAGCCGTCGAAAAACAAGCAGATAAAATCTTAGTATGTTTAGCTGATCAGCCCTTCATTACCGAAGAGATGATTAGAAAAATAGTAAAAACTCCTATACATTCATCTGAAGAGTTTGCAGCTAGTATGCATAATGGTGTGTTAATGCCACCTATTCTTTTTCTTCCATCAGTATATTCAAAAATAAAGCTGTTAGAAGGAGATATGGGGGCAAGGAAAATAATAAACAATGGTAAGATACAAGGTGGAAAAATTGAATTTTCTGAAGAATTATTCTTTATTGATATCGATACGAAAATAGATTATTACAATGCGCTAGTAAGGAGGAAATAA
- a CDS encoding FAD binding domain-containing protein, with translation MKISADAYPITVEIPYVLSDVSNLSNPNSLIISGGTILQINWEAGVEKPVHLISTEKLQPLKGITETDINGQRYLKIGAAMTIADCLNNQLVQRNASILTEACEKIAAPAVRNRGTIGGNICSKIGDTISVLLVLQAQLSFFNGKHEYIIPLREWLVKPHPPSSELLTNIFIPIHVTNISTYSFFRKIGRRESFTAAIISVAGYLEFQDTIIKTARLSIGGGAHLPCRLTETEKELINGGETTDWKHLNKVIQADFSSYTDPFVTEEYRKQVAANLFIATIKDFLNRQRKE, from the coding sequence ATGAAAATCTCTGCTGACGCTTATCCAATAACTGTCGAAATCCCTTATGTATTATCAGATGTTAGCAATCTATCTAATCCAAATAGTCTTATTATATCCGGCGGTACGATTCTCCAAATAAATTGGGAAGCCGGAGTGGAAAAGCCAGTACACCTTATTAGCACGGAAAAATTACAGCCATTAAAAGGAATAACTGAAACAGATATAAATGGACAGCGATACTTAAAGATCGGGGCCGCCATGACAATAGCAGATTGTTTGAATAACCAGTTAGTTCAAAGAAACGCATCTATCCTTACAGAAGCTTGTGAAAAGATTGCAGCTCCTGCTGTACGAAATCGCGGAACAATAGGTGGAAATATTTGCAGTAAAATTGGTGATACAATCTCAGTCTTGCTGGTTTTACAGGCACAGTTATCGTTTTTCAATGGTAAACATGAATATATAATTCCATTAAGAGAATGGCTAGTAAAACCGCACCCGCCATCTTCTGAATTACTAACAAACATCTTCATACCTATACATGTTACCAATATATCAACCTATTCTTTTTTTAGAAAAATTGGAAGGCGAGAGAGCTTTACAGCAGCGATTATTTCTGTCGCGGGTTATCTGGAGTTTCAAGATACAATTATTAAAACAGCAAGACTATCAATTGGTGGAGGGGCACATCTTCCTTGTCGACTTACAGAAACGGAGAAAGAGCTTATAAATGGTGGAGAAACAACTGACTGGAAGCACTTAAATAAAGTCATCCAAGCAGATTTTTCTTCTTACACTGATCCTTTTGTAACAGAGGAATATCGTAAACAGGTTGCTGCAAACCTATTTATTGCCACTATAAAAGACTTCCTAAATCGCCAGAGAAAGGAGTAA